From a single Brassica oleracea var. oleracea cultivar TO1000 chromosome C5, BOL, whole genome shotgun sequence genomic region:
- the LOC106293374 gene encoding uncharacterized protein LOC106293374 — protein sequence MATALFNTTRSSNLYHHHSVLPPFSQRFHIRRQNIFSLVTPRRLRRLAVVGGPPSSPSPDPPPPENTTQLEGVVGAVTRIEDRVKIFLAVLIWMSLFFWVTVVDGMGKGKGKKGSRFK from the exons ATGGCGACGGCTTTGTTCAACACGACCAGAAGCTCTAACCTCTACCACCACCACTCAGTTCTCCCTCCGTTCTCCCAACGGTTTCACATCCGCCGTCAAAATATCTTCTCTCTAGTGACTCCTCGCCGCTTACGCCGTCTCGCCGTCGTTGGTGGTCCTCCATCTTCTCCGAGTCCTGATCCGCCTCCGCCTGAGAACACCACTCAGCTCGAAG GTGTTGTGGGAGCTGTGACAAGGATTGAAGACCGCGTAAAGATCTTCCTGGCAGTACTGATTTGGATGTCTCTCTTCTTCTGGGTTACAGTGGTCGATGGGATGGGTAAAGGCAAAGGGAAGAAGGGTTCTCGTTTCAAGTAA
- the LOC106293425 gene encoding uncharacterized protein LOC106293425 — translation MSSMLGCSGGTVAIATAMVFSSTALFLAMARQFHGKIHDQTPPPILRSCLSSEETKKQRKKKRVRFAGNVKDTKGNGKEYRKRELSRRTVPEPVTKPGKTGSVCGISTMPANRMALYHGILRDRDHRTQCSY, via the exons ATGTCTTCCATGTTGGGTTGTTCTGGTGGCACCGTAGCGATCGCAACCGCCATGGTTTTCTCGAGCACTGCTCTGTTTCTCGCGATGGCTCGACAGTTCCATGGGAAGATTCATGATCAAACTCCACCACCGATACTCCGTTCATGTCTATCTTCAG AGGAAACGAAGAAACAGAGGAAGAAGAAGAGAGTTCGCTTCGCGGGGAATGTGAAAGATACGAAAGGGAACGGGAAAGAGTACCGGAAGAGGGAATTGAGCAGGAGAACCGTACCGGAGCCAGTGACTAAACCGGGTAAGACCGGTTCAGTTTGTGGAATATCAACGATGCCAGCGAACCGGATGGCTCTGTATCACGGGATTCTCAGAGACCGAGATCACAGAACTCAATGTTCTTATTGA
- the LOC106294863 gene encoding phospholipase D alpha 1 — translation MAQHLLHGTLHATIYEVDDLHTGGLRSGFFGKILANVEETIGVGKGETQLYATIDLQRARVGRTRKIKDEAKNPKWYESFHIYCAHLASDIIFTVKDDNPIGATLIGRAYVPVDQVIHGEEVDQWVEILDNDRNPIHGGSKIHVKLQYFGVEADRNWNQGIKSAKFPGVPYTFFSQRQGCKVSLYQDAHIPDNFVPRIPLAGGKNYEPQRCWEDIFDAISNAQHMIYITGWSVYTEIALVRDSRRPKPGGDMTVGELLKKKASEGVRVLLLVWDDRTSVDVLKKDGLMATHDEETENFFRGSDVHCILCPRNPDDGGSIVQNLQVSAMFTHHQKIVVVDSEMPSRGGSQMRRIVSFVGGIDLCDGRYDTPFHSLFRTLDTVHHDDFHQPNFTGAAITKGGPREPWHDIHSRLEGPIAWDVLYNFEQRWSKQGGKDILVKLRELSDIIITPSPVMFQEDHDVWNVQLFRSIDGGAAAGFPESPEAAAEAGLVSGKDNIIDRSIQDAYIHAIRRAKDFIYIENQYFLGSSFAWAADGITPEDINALHLIPKELSLKIVSKIEKGEKFRVYVVVPMWPEGLPESASVQAILDWQRRTMQMMYKDIVQALRAQGLEEDPRNYLTFFCLGNREVKKEGEYEPAERPDADSSYMKAQEARRFMIYVHTKMMIVDDEYIIIGSANINQRSMDGARDSEIAMGGYQPHHLSHRQPARGQIHGFRMSLWYEHLGMLDETFLDPSSVECIEKVNRISDKYWDLYSSESLEHDLPGHLLRYPVDVDCEGDVTEFPGFEFFPDTKARILGTKSDYLPPILTT, via the exons ATGGCGCAGCATCTGTTGCATGGTACTTTGCACGCTACGATCTATGAAGTTGATGACCTCCACACTGGTGGACTCAGGTCCGGCTTCTTCGGCAAG ATTCTGGCTAATGTAGAAGAGACCATTGGTGTTGGCAAAGGAGAAACACAGCTATACGCAACGATCGATCTCCAAAGAGCCAGAGTTGGTCGAACAAGAAAGATCAAGGACGAAGCCAAAAACCCAAAATGGTACGAGTCCTTTCACATCTACTGCGCCCACTTGGCTTCCGACATCATCTTCACCGTCAAGGACGACAACCCCATCGGCGCCACCCTCATCGGAAGAGCCTACGTCCCCGTCGACCAAGTCATCCACGGCGAGGAAGTCGACCAGTGGGTTGAGATATTAGACAACGACAGAAACCCCATCCACGGAGGGTCCAAGATCCACGTGAAGCTCCAGTACTTCGGCGTCGAGGCGGATCGTAACTGGAACCAAGGTATCAAGAGCGCTAAGTTCCCTGGCGTCCCTTACACGTTCTTCTCCCAGAGGCAGGGATGCAAAGTCTCTCTCTACCAAGACGCTCACATCCCTGATAACTTCGTCCCGAGGATCCCTCTCGCTGGAGGGAAGAACTACGAGCCTCAGAGGTGCTGGGAGGATATTTTCGACGCGATAAGCAACGCGCAGCATATGATCTACATCACTGGATGGTCTGTGTATACTGAGATTGCCTTGGTTAGAGACTCCAGGAGGCCGAAGCCTGGAGGAGACATGACCGTTGGCGAGCTGCTTAAAAAGAAAGCTAGCGAAGGTGTTAGGGTTCTTCTCCTTGTGTGGGACGATAGAACATCCGTCGATGTGTTGAAGAAAGACGGTCTCATGGCTACTCATGATGAAGAAACGGAGAATTTCTTCAGAGGAAGCGACGTTCATTGTATTCTCTGTCCTCGTAACCCTGATGACGGTGGTAGCATAGTCCAGAACTTGCAGGTCTCAGCCATGTTCACGCACCATCAGAAGATCGTTGTTGTGGACAGCGAGATGCCGAGCCGAGGAGGTTCACAGATGAGGAGGATCGTGAGTTTTGTTGGTGGGATCGATCTCTGTGATGGACGTTACGACACTCCTTTCCACTCCTTGTTCAGGACGTTGGACACTGTCCACCACGACGACTTCCACCAGCCTAACTTCACCGGCGCCGCCATCACCAAAGGCGGGCCGAGGGAGCCTTGGCACGACATCCACTCTCGCCTCGAAGGTCCCATCGCTTGGGATGTTTTGTACAACTTCGAGCAGAGGTGGAGCAAGCAAGGTGGTAAAGACATTCTCGTTAAGCTGAGGGAGCTTAGTGATATCATCATCACACCTTCTCCCGTTATGTTCCAAGAGGATCACGACGTGTGGAATGTGCAGCTGTTTAGATCCATCGACGGTGGAGCTGCTGCTGGGTTCCCCGAGTCGCCTGAAGCTGCTGCTGAAGCTGGTCTTGTGAGTGGTAAGGATAACATCATTGATAGAAGCATCCAAGATGCTTACATTCACGCTATCCGTCGCGCGAAAGACTTCATCTACATTGAGAATCAGTACTTCCTTGGAAGCTCTTTTGCTTGGGCAGCTGATGGTATCACTCCTGAGGACATCAACGCTCTGCACTTGATCCCAAAAGAGCTGTCCTTAAAGATCGTTAGCAAGATTGAGAAGGGAGAGAAGTTCAGGGTTTATGTTGTGGTGCCGATGTGGCCGGAAGGTCTTCCGGAGAGTGCATCAGTGCAAGCTATATTGGATTGGCAGAGGAGGACCATGCAGATGATGTACAAGGATATTGTTCAAGCTCTTAGGGCTCAGGGCTTAGAGGAAGATCCTAGAAACTATCTGACGTTCTTCTGCTTAGGAAACCGTGAGGTTAAGAAAGAAGGAGAGTATGAGCCAGCAGAGAGACCAGACGCTGACTCGAGCTATATGAAGGCACAAGAAGCACGTCGCTTCATGATCTACGTCCACACCAAAATGATGATCG TTGACGATGAATATATCATCATTGGATCTGCTAACATCAACCAGAGGTCGATGGATGGTGCGAGGGACTCTGAGATTGCAATGGGAGGCTACCAACCACATCACTTGTCACATAGACAACCAGCTCGTGGACAGATCCATGGGTTCCGCATGTCACTCTGGTACGAACACCTAGGAATGCTCGATGAGACCTTCCTCGATCCATCAAGCGTGGAATGCATTGAGAAAGTTAACCGCATTTCTGACAAGTATTGGGACTTATACTCGAGCGAGTCACTTGAACATGACCTTCCCGGTCACTTGCTACGCTACCCTGTTGATGTAGACTGTGAAGGTGACGTCACTGAGTTTCCCGGATTTGAGTTCTTCCCTGACACAAAGGCTCGTATCCTTGGAACCAAATCTGACTACTTGCCTCCAATCCTTACAACCTAG